A DNA window from Solanum lycopersicum chromosome 3, SLM_r2.1 contains the following coding sequences:
- the LOC101251454 gene encoding uncharacterized protein translates to MDTSENNANGSLSSPTSSNLTAFGVQFTPLRFFQSPVSTLLEYSGLFTVRPDNPEMDPLVVDDTVTNEAESSSNVGGGNSSSGEVSIRIIGAGENQGIGGEDEDDGSVMDGEEGGAVEERGSGVDASSMVADDDAGNASRDSSYQRFDIQQVARWIEQILPFSLLLLFVFIRQHLQGFFVTIWITAVMFKSNDILRKQTALKGERKIDVLVGYFVVFVIHVTGIYWWYHNDELFYPLLMVPPKVIPPFWHAIFIILVNDTMVRQAAMALKLVLLMYYKNGRGHNFRRQGQILTLVEYMLLLYRALLPTPVWYRFFLNKEYGSLFSSLTTGLYLTFKLTSIVEKVKSFYTALKALSKKEVHYGSHATPEQVNAAGDLCAICQEKMHAPILLRCKHLFCEDCVSEWFERERTCPLCRALVRPADLRSFGDGSTSLFFQLF, encoded by the exons ATGGATACTTCTGAGAATAATGCAAATGGTTCTCTTTCATCTCCTACAAGTTCCAATTTGACGGCTTTTGGAGTACAATTCACACCGCTTCGGTTCTTCCAATCCCCTGTTTCCACTTTGCTTGAGTATTCCGGACTCTTTACGGTTCGACCCGATAACCCAGAAATGGACCCTCTTGTAGTTGATGATACTGTTACTAACGAGGCTGAATCCAGTAGCAATGTTGGTGGAGGTAATAGTAGCAGTGGGGAGGTTTCAATTAGGATAATTGGTGCTGGGGAGAATCAAGGGATAGGGGGTGAGGATGAAGATGATGGGTCGGTGATGGATGGTGAGGAAGGGGGTGCTGTTGAGGAAAGGGGTTCTGGTGTGGACGCGTCGTCTATGGTGGCTGATGATGATGCTGGTAATGCTAGTAGGGATTCGTCGTACCAAAGATTTGATATACAGCAAGTTGCTAGGTGGATTGAGCAGATTCTTCCATTTTCCCTTCTTCTCTTGTTTGTTTTCATACGCCAGCATTTGCAAG GTTTCTTTGTCACAATTTGGATAACTGCTGTCATGTTCAAGTCAAATGACATTCTTCGGAAGCAGACAGCTTTAAAG GGAGAGAGAAAAATAGATGTCCTTGTTGGTTATTTTGTGGTTTTTGTGATACATGTTACTGGAATCTACTGGTGGTATCACAATGATGAACTTTTCTATCCATTACTAATGGTTCCTCCGAAGGTTATCCCACCTTTCTGGCATGCTATTTTCATCATCCTGGTAAATG ATACCATGGTGCGGCAGGCAGCAATGGCTTTGAAGTTGGTGCTGCTTATGTATTACAAGAATGGCAGGGGCCACAACTTTCGTAGACAG GGTCAAATCCTGACTCTGGTGGAGTACATGCTGTTGTTATACCGTGCTTTGTTACCAACTCCTGTGTGGTATAGATTCTTTCTCAATAAAGAATACGGAAGCCTTTTCTCATCACTGACAACGGGATTGTACTTAACGTTTAAGCTTACCTCAATTGTTGAGAAG GTAAAATCATTCTATACTGCTTTGAAGGCATTGTCAAAAAAGGAAGTCCATTATGGGTCTCATGCCACACCTGAGCAG GTGAATGCGGCTGGTGATTTGTGCGCTATTTGCCAGGAGAAGATGCATGCACCAATTTTGTTACGTTGCAAACACCTCTTCTGTGAAGACTGTGTCTCAGAATG GTTCGAAAGAGAAAGAACATGCCCTCTGTGCAGAGCGTTGGTCAGACCGGCTGATCTAAGATCGTTTGGTGATGGATCCACTAGCCTTTTCTTCCAGTTATTCTAG